From a single Miscanthus floridulus cultivar M001 chromosome 8, ASM1932011v1, whole genome shotgun sequence genomic region:
- the LOC136472159 gene encoding LOW QUALITY PROTEIN: DNA topoisomerase 1 beta-like (The sequence of the model RefSeq protein was modified relative to this genomic sequence to represent the inferred CDS: inserted 2 bases in 1 codon): protein RSLLFSIITMKVPPGSGGGKKWTMLEHNGVIFPPTYKPHGVKMLYNGQPVDLTPEQEEVATMFAVMKSTEYASKRTFVDNFFTDWRKIIGKDHIIKKFKLCDFTPIYEWHFREKEKKQMTAEEKKALQEEKLKQEEKYMWAAVDGVKEKVGNFRVEPPGLFRGRGEHPKMGKLKRRSQPSDITINIGEGAPVPECPISGESWKKVKHDNTATWLAFWNDPISQKDFKYVFLAESSSLRGQSDKEKYEKSRKLKGHIQRIRENYTEDFKNKDVTRMQIAVATYLIDKVALRAGNEKDNDEADTVGCCMLKVDNITCIPPNKIQFDFXGKDSIRYFYTAEVEELVYKAIEGFLTGKKTGEDLFDKLDTTRLNAHLKDLMPGLTAEVFRTYNASITLDRILHEEIEDGTLVERIAFYQRANKEVAIICNHQRSVSKSHESQMTRLNEKIDELKSQMEELKADLSKAKKGKPLGYDKEGKQKRDLAPEAFEKKIAMLEGKIEKMEMDKNIKDDLKTVALGTSKIKYLDPRITIAWCKRHEVPFEKVYFNKSLIAKFKWATDVDPEFRF, encoded by the exons AGGTCCCTCCTGTTCTCAATAATAACAATGAAGGTACCTCCTGGATCTGGTGGAGGAAAGAAATGGACTATGTTGGAGCACAATGGTGTTATTTTCCCTCCTACTTACAAGCCTCATGGTGTCAAAATGCTTTACAACGGGCAACCTGTTGATCTGACACCAGAACAAGAGGAG GTTGCAACAATGTTTGCTGTGATGAAAAGCACAGAATATGCGAGCAAAAGAACAtttgttgataactttttcacaGACTGGAGAAAAATTATTGGAAAAGATCATATTATTAAGAAATTCAAGCTTTGTGATTTCACACCAATATATGAATGGCACTTcagagagaaggagaagaagcagATGACAGCAGAG GAGAAAAAAGCATTGCAGGAGGAGAAATTGAAACAAGAGGAGAAATACATGTGGGCTGCTGTAGATGGTGTTAAAGAGAAG GTCGGAAATTTCAGAGTAGAACCACCTGGTTTGTTCAGGGGACGTGGAGAACATCCAAAG ATGGGAAAACTGAAGCGCCGCAGTCAACCAAGCGATATCACAATAAATATCGGAGAAGGAGCTCCAGTCCCTGAGTGCCCGATATCTGGAGAAAG TTGGAAGAAAGTGAAACATGACAATACGGCTACGTGGTTGGCCTTTTGGAATGATCCCATTAGCCAAAAGGATTTCAAGTATGTTTTCCTGGCAGAAAGCAGCTCACTGAGGGGGCAAAGTGACAAAGAGAAGTATGAGAAGTCCAGAAAATTGAAG GGTCACATACAAAGAATTCGTGAGAATTATACAGAAGATTTCAAAAACAAAGATGTGACCAGGATGCAAATTGCTGTGGCAACATATCTTATAGATAAAGTAGCCCTTAGGGCAGGCAATGAAAAG GACAATGATGAAGCTGACACTGTTGGTTGCTGTATGTTGAAGGTTGATAATATTACTTGTATTCCGCCAAATAAGATTCAG TTTGACTT GGGTAAAGATTCTATAAGATACTTTTACACTGCTGAGGTTGAAGAGCTTGTGTATAAGGCAATTGAGGGTTTCCTTACTG GAAAGAAGACGGGAGAAGATCTCTTTGACAAGCTAGATACAACTAGGCTAAATGCTCACTTAAAGGATCTAATGCCTGGGCTTACTGCAGAAGTGTTCCGTACATACAATGCTTCCATCACATTGGACAGAATT TTGCATGAAGAAATAGAAGATGGAACTCTTGTAGAAAGAATCGCTTTCTATCAACGAGCAAACAAAGAG GTTGCCATAATCTGTAACCATCAGCGTAGTGTCTCAAAATCACATGAATCCCAGATGACTAGACTGAACGAAAAGATTGATGAATTGAAG TCCCAAATGGAGGAGCTGAAGGCAGACTTGAGCAAAGCGAAGAAAGGGAAGCCTCTAGGATATGATAAAGAGGGGAAGCAAAAGAGGGACTTGGCTCCTGAAGC GTTCGAAAAGAAGATCGCAATGCTTGAAGGAAAGATAGAGAAGATGGAGATGGATAAGAATATAAAAGATGATCTGAAGACGGTTGCACTTGGAACATCAAAGATCAAGTACCTTGATCCTAGGATTACCATCGCATGGTGCAAGCGCCATGAGGTCCCTTTTGAGAAGGTAT ATTTCAACAAATCTCTTATCGCGAAATTTAAATGGGCAACGGACGTTGACCCAGAATTCAGATTCTAG
- the LOC136476442 gene encoding DNA topoisomerase 1 beta-like, with protein sequence MAVVNPSNNPAMFEDDDDAPISFKRTSNSLKTARPTPSKQEGSARPTPSKQDGSSGGAGNTVRSPKPVVPNPQKNGVTGASRPVHMKPPSSSPNHWPSGSGQPNSSAQHSSKGNNSIDKSKLKRPLVKDERSDDSDDEVPIGLRRKAEEKKLKRVDTGVQKADDSDDDDKPLSLKFNSSKMSSNSASKPVPQRTAAPKVEQPDKDSDDDKPLASRLPNNAGPKSGGNVSEDSEDEKPLAARFSKVAGSGNLKTASSSKGLNSDTNGQRSLGKRPLDNSNQTSSALKKAKPSNASASAIVKREIKTDDNDNTPLAQRLKMGESSKGKLSTKSIGKKSPASAAKDIKKLKGKGKLKKNMKNSQFSKTMKVPPGSGGGKKWTTLEHNGVIFPPPYKPHGVKMLYNGQPVDLTPEQEEVATMFAVMKDTDYAGKPTFIDNFFTDWRKILGKNHIIKKFELCDFTPIYEWHLREKEKKKQMTTVEKKALKEEKLKQEEKYMWAVVDGVKEKVGNFRVEPPGLFRGRGEHPKMGKLKRRIRPSDITINIGKGAPVPECPIPGESWKEVKHDNTVTWLAFWNDPISQKDFKYVFLAASSSLKGQSDKEKYEKSRKLKGHIQRIRGNYTKDFKNKDVTRRQIAVATYLIDKLALRAGNEKDDDEADTVGCCTLKVDNVTCMPPNKIQFDFLGKDSIRYFNTVEVEELVYKAIEGFRAGKKPGEDLFDNIDTTRLNAHLKDLMPGLTAKVFRTYNASITLDGILHEETEDGTLLEKIAVYQRANKEVAIICNHQRSVSKSHESQMIKLNEKIDELKSQMEELKADLSKAKKGKPLGYDKEGKQKRNLAPEVIEKKIAMVEGKIDKMEMDKKTREDLKTVALGTSKINYLDPRITVAWCKRHEVPIEKIFNKSLIAKFGWAMDVDPDFRF encoded by the exons ATGGCGGTCGTCAACCCTAGCAACAACCCTGCTATgttcgaggacgacgacgacgctccAATTTCGTTCAAGAGGACAAGCAACTCTCTGAAGACTGCCAGGCCCACCCCCTCCAAGCAGGAGGGGTCTGCCAGGCCCACCCCCTCCAAGCAGGACGGGTCGTCAGGAGGCGCTGGGAACACTGTTAGGAGCCCCAAACCTGTGGTTCCCAATCCACAGAAGAACGGCGTGACCGGGGCTTCGAGACCAGTGCATATGAAGCCACCGTCGTCCAGCCCAAACCATTGGCCTTCGGGGTCTGGCCAGCCAAACAGTTCGGCACAACATAGTTCAAAGGGTAATAATAGCATTGACAAGAGTAAACTGAAAAGACCTCTTGTGAAAGATGAGAGGTCTGACGATTCAGATGATGAGGTGCCGATTGGGTTGAGGAGAAAGGCTGAGGAGAAGAAGTTGAAGAGAGTTGATACCGGGGTTCAGAAGGCGGATGACTCGGATGACGATGATAAGCCATTGAGTCTCAAGTTCAACTCGTCCAAAATGTCTTCCAACAGCGCGAGTAAGCCTGTTCCACAGAGGACTGCAGCACCAAAGGTTGAGCAGCCTGACAAAGATTCAGATGATGATAAACCATTGGCAAGCAGGTTGCCCAATAATGCCGGTCCAAAAAGTGGAGGTAATGTCTCTGAAGATTCAGAGGATGAGAAGCCATTGGCTGCCAGATTTTCAAAAGTTGCTGGCAGTGGAAACCTAAAAACAGCTTCTTCCAGCAAAGGGTTAAACAGTGATACAAATGGCCAACGAAGTTTGGGCAAAAGGCCTCTAGACAATAGTAATCAAACAAGTTCAGCTCTTAAGAAGGCAAAGCCTTCAAATGCTTCAGCTTCTGCAATCGTTAAAAGAGAAATCAAGACAGATGACAATGACAACACACCTCTTGCACAAAGGCTGAAAATGGGGGAGTCTTCGAAAGGCAAGCTATCTACAAAGAGTATCGGCAAGAAGAGTCCTGCTTCTGCGGCGAAGGACATAAAGAAACTGAAAGGGAAAGGGAAATTAAAGAAGAACATGAAAAATTCTCAGTTCTCAAAGACAATGAAGGTCCCTCCTGGATCTGGTGGAGGAAAGAAATGGACTACCTTGGAGCACAATGGCGTTATTTTCCCTCCTCCATACAAGCCTCATGGTGTCAAAATGCTTTACAATGGGCAACCTGTTGATCTGACACCAGAACAAGAGGAG GTTGCAACAATGTTTGCTGTTATGAAAGACACAGACTATGCGGGCAAGCCAACATTCATTGATAACTTTTTCACTGACTGGAGAAAAATTCTTGGTAAAAACCATATTATTAAGAAGTTCGAGCTTTGTGATTTCACACCAATATATGAATGGCACCTcagagagaaggagaagaagaagcagatgACAACAGTG GAGAAAAAAGCATTGAAGGAAGAGAAATTGAAACAAGAGGAGAAGTACATGTGGGCTGTTGTAGATGGTGTTAAAGAAAAG GTTGGAAATTTCAGAGTAGAACCGCCTGGCTTGTTCAGGGGACGTGGAGAACATCCAAAG ATGGGAAAACTAAAGCGACGCATTCGACCAAGCGATATCACGATAAATATTGGAAAAGGAGCTCCAGTCCCTGAGTGCCCGATACCTGGAGAAAG TTGGAAAGAAGTCAAACATGACAATACTGTTACATGGCTGGCTTTTTGGAATGATCCAATTAGCCAAAAGGATTTCAAGTATGTTTTCCTGGCAGCAAGCAGCTCACTGAAAGGGCAAAGTGACAAAGAAAAGTATGAGAAGTCCAGAAAGTTGAAG GGTCACATACAAAGAATTCGTGGGAATTATACAAAAGATTTCAAAAACAAAGATGTGACGAGGAGGCAAATTGCTGTGGCAACATACCTTATAGATAAACTGGCCCTTAGGGCAGGCAATGAAAAG GATGATGATGAAGCTGATACTGTTGGTTGCTGTACGCTGAAGGTTGATAATGTTACGTGTATGCCCCCAAATAAGATTCAG TTTGACTTTCTGGGTAAAGATTCAATAAGATACTTTAACACCGTAGAGGTTGAAGAGCTTGTGTACAAGGCAATTGAGGGTTTCCGTGCTG GAAAGAAGCCGGGAGAAGATCTCTTTGACAATATTGATACAACTAGGCTAAATGCTCATTTGAAGGATCTAATGCCTGGGCTTACTGCAAAAGTGTTCCGTACATATAATGCTTCCATCACATTGGACGGAATT TTGCATGAAGAAACAGAAGATGGAACTCTTCTAGAAAAAATCGCAGTCTATCAACGAGCAAACAAAGAG GTTGCCATAATCTGTAACCATCAGCGTAGTGTCTCAAAATCACATGAATCCCAGATGATTAAACTGAATGAAAAGATTGATGAATTGAAG TCCCAAATGGAGGAGCTGAAAGCAGACTTGAGCAAAGCAAAGAAAGGGAAGCCTCTAGGATATGATAAAGAGGGGAAGCAAAAGAGGAACTTGGCTCCTGAAGT GATTGAAAAGAAGATCGCAATGGTTGAAGGCAAGATAGATAAGATGGAGATGGATAAGAAGACAAGAGAGGATCTGAAGACGGTTGCACTTGGAACATCAAAGATCAACTACCTTGATCCTAGAATTACTGTGGCATGGTGCAAACGCCATGAGGTCCCTATTGAGAAG ATTTTCAACAAATCTCTTATCGCGAAATTTGGATGGGCAATGGACGTCGACCCGGACTTCAGATTCTAG